The DNA sequence gccgccggagcCCCTGCGCTGCCTAGAGACCCCCGACCCGCCCCCGGAGGGTTCATGCAGCTGCAGTAAGTGCGGCGGGCGGATGCCCTCGGAGGGACCCGTCCCGtcgggggaggagggaggcgagCGGGGCGCACGTGGCTGCAGGGGGGCGGCAGCCCGGCGGATCGGGGCGTTCCCGAGCTTGGGGCGGGGCGGTAGGAAGGGAGACggaccccccacccccgaagCTGGCACGGCGCGGTTTGTTTACAAACACAAGCCCGGCGCGCGGGGGCTGCTCCgcccgccgccaccgccgcccccACCGACCGCCCCCTCCTCTCCGCTCGCCCCGCAGACCCCGCCGAACGCCATGGCCAGAGCACTGCAGGACGGGAGCCGCGCCGAGCCGACAGCAGCTGTGTCCGGGAGCCCAGCCTTCCCTGTGGGGGGGTCGCTGGCCCTGCCGCCCCCCCTCTGCCGCGCGCCTCTCGCCTCGCCCCCCCGGCTGAACTGCCTTTGCCGCTGCGGGATCGGCCACGAGACGTTGCGGATGCGCTCCGGGGCCACGCGAGGTGAGTGCCTGGGGAGGGGGCTCCGAGGTGGGCGAGGGGAGGACGGCTGAAACCACAAAGcgcctctgagcatgggcagaacGCCTCACCCCCCCGCCCGACGCGGCTGCAGAGCAGGTCCTTCCCAGGGTCCCAGCCAGGGCGGGGGTTGTTCCGCAGGAGCTGTCCCGCAAGGTGCGGGGCGAGAGGGGCGCGGCTCAGCCCCTCTGTCTCCCAGCCGCAGGTGCCCGCGGAAGAGGGGGCGGACCCTCCGCTCCTCCCCCCCAGCTGAGCACTCCTGGGGGTCCAGCCGGGCACAGGCCAGCCCCTTTCTGCGCCCCCGCCCGTCAAGGACAGACCTTTGTTTTTCCGCGACGGGCGCTCCTCCTTCCGGAGCGCTGCGTCTCCTTGCGGGCAACACGCGGTTTGCTGCGAGCACGTGGGAAGGGGCTCAGGCGAGGCACCGAGATCGGGCGCCAGCCTGTTCTCCGGGCTCATTTTATCGCTGCCTCACCGAGACCAGACTACTTTCCGCACCCCTAAACACCCAGgacgtgtgtgtgcgtgtggcaGGCACTGGGCTGGCACGGAGGGCGGGGGTCTTGCAGGTACCCCGTTTGCCTCTCAGTCTGCTTTGGTCCCGCTCCACTGGGCCGCCCTGCACGCAGGGGGTGCCCCCAACCGCCCTGACCTCCTTGAGCTGGTGTGGAAACGCTGACTCATCAAAAAAAAATTGCGTGTgttgagttgggggggggcagactatggGAGGGGCCGCCCCCAGCTAAGCGCTGAGAGGAGGAGCGAGGAGCATCCCTGGTGGAGAGCAGCGAGTGACAGCCCCCTTGCAAACATTGCGCCCCCCCTTCCCAAATCTCACGGGGTGGGGGCCTGAAGGGCAAGAGGCAGCTGCAGGCGAGCTCCCCGCAGCGACGCtcgccccagccagccagccagccagccgggggggggggcctgtgtCCTGGAATGATCCCTTTTCCCTCCGCAGTTGCCAAGGAGACAGGAAACGGCCCCCTCCCGCCCGCCGGGGGAAGGCAGGGGCTCCTCGGGTTGCTGCTCCCCTCCCCGCCTCGCCGCCCTCATCGCCGCTGCCTTCCTTCCGCAGGCGACGcgccgccgcccgccgccccccGGCCCGGCCCGGCGGAGCCCCCGTCCAGCGGAGCCCTGCTCAGGACCCCCGCGCCCGGCGTGGAGAGAGCGATCGGGGCGCGCCTGCGAGTCCTGGGGGACCAGTTCCAGCGCGAGTACGCGCACAGGGTAAGTCGGGGCGAGGGGGGGAccgggggagggggtgcccgggaTGCTGGTGGCGCGGGGGTGGGCGAGGCGGCCTGGGGCTGCCCGACCGCTTCCCGCCGCTGCTTTGCCCAGGGAGCTGggcaggcgccgccgccgccgctgacTCATCGCCTATAAATAGCGCGGGATGGGAGAAGGCCGGGCACGGGAGCCGCCGGAGCAGGGCAGTGCCCACCTGGGCGCAAGAGGGGCTCCAGCTGCCTCCCCGCCCGGCCCCGCTCACCTgcgccctctcctctcctctccccgcaGGAGCAGCGCCGGCCGCAGGGCGCCCTCTGGGGCCACGTCTCCCACTTGGTCTTCCAGCTGCTGGGCATCTTGTACAACCTGCCGGCGGAGGGCATGGCCGGCCTGCTGCGCCCCAACTAGCGTCTCCTCGTGGGTCCTCCTGCTGGCCAGGGGGGAAACCAGCCGGGACTGGAGCCGCCACCCATGCTGTGGGTGCTGTGACTGAGTGGGGCGGGCAGGGCACGCTtggtccttcctcccccccccccccagcccagcagtGCCTTAAGGAGAGCTGCTCAGCTGGGACGCCGCGCAAGTTAGCACTATGTCAATACTGTTCAATGGAGCCTGTACAGCGGGGGCCAGGcgggagggcagggggagataaTTGCACAGGGCCCTGTTTCCTTCTGGGGGGCAGGCCAAGCTGTAAATAGGGGGCGTGGACATCTTGTACAtagggggaggtggggggctgTACAGTGGAAGCTGCTGTATGTATATACATCCTGTGGACAATCCAGAGCTTGTACAGGAGAATTTGGTGCTGCCTGTAGATActtgaggggggggaggagggggtccGGGGTCTgtactttgggagggggggagaggcagaattTTGTATGTTTCCTTTTCAATAAAAACTGGACTAAGAAGTTGTATTGTCAAGGCCTACATGTGATTTGTGCTTGTAAACAGAGGACATAGGAAGTGGCTTTGCCCACCAAGGTCAGGCCCGGCAGCAGCGACTCTCCAGCAGGGCGAAGGCCTTCTCGGAGGAGGTGGGGGGCTTCGAGCCACAACTTGGTACaactgggagaggggaaggaaccCCACTGGACCAGGCAGTGTCCTCCTCCCACAGCATCTGTGGGGCTGACTGAGCTGTGGAGATCACGAGGGCAGTGCCACGGCCGTGAGGGCTGCCCCATGGAGCCAGAGCTGGCCCAGAGGGAGATCAGCTACAAGTGGAAGCCCCAGcccccctcctgcctgcctggCAAGTGCCAAGGTGACCTTTCCCCCCAGGGGAAGGAGGAATGCAGAGCTGACCCCAAAGGCAGCCCCACCCAGCAGGACCTGCGGCCTTCCTTGGCCAGCCTCACCTTCACAGGATGGGTTTTCTGCTGGCCATCTGGCTGCTTGACCACAAAGCAGCCACACCCTCACATGCCGCCGCTGCCATGCCAGGAACAGAGGCCCTGGCAGGACGCCCATGCCTGGCTCTGCCAAGCCACAGAAGAGCACCTGGCCAGGTTAGCAGGGAGACCACCTTCAGCCCCATGGCCTTGCCCCCAAAGCGCCTCCCGTGCCCAGCCAGGCAAGAATAGTCCAGGGCACCCTGGGGCAAACAGGAACAGAGGGGGTCCCCAAGACAACTAGGCCCCAGTCAAACTCGCTGCAGGAGAGAATCGGTACTAAAAAAAAGAGTTTATTGAGTGCTAAAGTAACACACACCCCCAGGAAGGAAGGGGGGCATcagcaacagcccccccccccaactccccaggCCAGAGGTGCCGCAGAAGGAAGAGCCACATGGGGCTGTGGCCCAGGCTCAGTTGGGGGTCAGGCACTCCACCATCCCGTTGCCCCTCATGccgtcaaagaagaagaagttgttgagGGGAGCATCCCGCTGAGAGAgggcctggagaagaggagaaaaaggcaGCGTGAGCCAAGAGGCGGAGCTTGGTGGGAGGGGAAGGACACTCATGCTGCCAGGGCCCAGGGGGCAGCCAGGATCCCTCCCTCCAGGAATGTTCacagctggggggcagggggaagagacaCAAGATACTGCCTGCAGCTGTGCTGCTTGTGGGTGGGGCCGCATGCAAGAGCCGCTCCCCCCGAGAGACGCCTCACCTTGACCACCTCTTGGCCCAGCACTCCTCCGACCACAGCGCAGACGGGAGCCACTTCGGAGCAGCaggagctgagagagagagagaagggggggtgtCGGAGGGGGGGTCCCTGTGGAAACGCCTCTTTGCCCCCACAGAAGCAACATGCCAAGGGGAGTGTTTTTGCCAGAGGGCAGCCACAGCCCAATCCCAGCCGGCCTGGTGTTGTCAGTGGGCATTCCACACAGTCCTGAGGGGGCTGGGCAGGGTGCCCCCCCTCCCATGCTCCAGACAGCCTGGCTAAACATAGTCCCCAGCCGCCGCCCCAcattcttcctctccccacattCTCCGTAACCCCTGGTGGGTCGCATGCAGGGACATGCCAAGGTGGTGGGGGGCGCAAGAGGGCCTtccgctgccccctccctccaggaggaagctgccgccgccgctctccccaccccccaaggtcaCAGagctgccccctccacccccacaagCAGCAGTGCAGCACTGCGGCACCTGGGATTGCCCAGCAACTGAGGCGCCCTTTCAGGATTAACGGCGGCCTGAACTCGCGCAAGAGAAAGGAACGGAGCTTTTCTCCGGCAGCCGCTCCCTCAGCCACGTGGAGAGGAATGGCCAGACTGGCCCTGCGGACCCACGTGAGCCTTCAGAGGGT is a window from the Lacerta agilis isolate rLacAgi1 chromosome 8, rLacAgi1.pri, whole genome shotgun sequence genome containing:
- the LOC117052105 gene encoding vasodilator-stimulated phosphoprotein-like, with amino-acid sequence MIPFPSAVAKETGNGPLPPAGGRQGLLGLLLPSPPRRPHRRCLPSAGDAPPPAAPRPGPAEPPSSGALLRTPAPGVERAIGARLRVLGDQFQREYAHREQRRPQGALWGHVSHLVFQLLGILYNLPAEGMAGLLRPN